The Pseudobdellovibrionaceae bacterium genome segment CTGGTCGAGTTCCCCGCCGACATGAAAGTCGCGGTCACCGACGTGAACAAACTCAACAACCAGATCCTGGTTCGATACTTCGAACAAGAGTGGGCGGAGTATGCTCACTAAACTGATCACCCGGCGCGAAGCGCTGCACGTTCTGGGCGCCACCGGTGGCCTGCTGGCCCTGGGTGGAGCGGGTCTCGCGACTCGCGAACTTCTGAACCGGCCGCGCTTCAACCATATCCCGGCGAAACTTCACGGCGCGAATCTCAAGATCGGGCATCTTCTGCGCGAGGCGATCAAAGCGGTCCCGCAGGACACACGCGACATCGGCACACTCATCGTGGGCGGCGGCATCGCGGGGCTTTCGGCCGCTTGGTTCTTACAGAAAAACGGCGTCACCGACTTCGAAGTGCTGGAGCTCGATCGCGAGGTCGGCGGCAATTCCGCTTCGGGAAAAAACGAGGTCTCGGCCTATCCGTGGGCCGCGCACTACGTCCCTTTGCCCTCGCCCGAGGCGAGAGAGGTGCGCGCACTTTTCGAAGAGCTTGGCATCATCACCGGCTACCGGGATGGTCTTCCGGTTTACAACGAGTATTATCTCTGCGCGGATCCGCACGAACGTCTTTTCGATCGCGGCGTCTGGAGCGAAAGCCTGGTCCCCAACGTGGGCCTGACGCCAGATGAGCGCGCGAAGCTGCGCGAATTCTTCACTTTCACCGACTCGCTGAAGAACAAGCGCGGGCGCGATGGCCGGGTGATCTTCAACATTCCGCTCGAGCACAGCTCCGTCGATCCGGATTGGCGAAGGCTGGACCGCGTGAGCTTCCAGGATTTCCTGAAAGAGCGCGGCTGGGACGTGGCGCCGCTGCAATGGTACGTGGACTACTGTTGCCGCGACGACTACGGCTTTCGCGCCGAGTTCGTTTCGGCATGGGCGGGGCTTCACTACTTCGCTTCGCGTTCGGGCGAAGCCGCCAATGCCGACGCGCAGACCGTTTTGACGTGGCCCGAAGGCAACGGCTGGATCGCGCAGAAACTTCGCGACAAACTGGAAAAACACCTGCGCGTGAACCGCCTGGCCTACCGCATTCAGAACGAGGGCGACTTTGTGCTGGTGGACGTCATCAAAGCCGACTCGGGCGAAGTGATGCGCTACCGTGCGAAGGACGTCATCTACGCCGGCCCCCGCTTCACCGCGAATCATATCGTGAAGGACCTGCCGCGACTGCCCTCGCCCGAACATGCGCCCTGGGTCGTCGCGAATGTGACGGTCGAGCGCGTCCCCGTCACCGAAGGCGCGCCGCTCAGCTGGGACAACGTCAGCACCTACAGTCCCTCTTTGGGCTACATCGTCGCGAATCATCAGGATCTGACCATCCTGCGGACCGCGAAAGTGCTGACCTATTACCGCCCCAT includes the following:
- a CDS encoding FAD-dependent oxidoreductase, whose product is MLTKLITRREALHVLGATGGLLALGGAGLATRELLNRPRFNHIPAKLHGANLKIGHLLREAIKAVPQDTRDIGTLIVGGGIAGLSAAWFLQKNGVTDFEVLELDREVGGNSASGKNEVSAYPWAAHYVPLPSPEAREVRALFEELGIITGYRDGLPVYNEYYLCADPHERLFDRGVWSESLVPNVGLTPDERAKLREFFTFTDSLKNKRGRDGRVIFNIPLEHSSVDPDWRRLDRVSFQDFLKERGWDVAPLQWYVDYCCRDDYGFRAEFVSAWAGLHYFASRSGEAANADAQTVLTWPEGNGWIAQKLRDKLEKHLRVNRLAYRIQNEGDFVLVDVIKADSGEVMRYRAKDVIYAGPRFTANHIVKDLPRLPSPEHAPWVVANVTVERVPVTEGAPLSWDNVSTYSPSLGYIVANHQDLTILRTAKVLTYYRPMDERDAKTEREEAQKRTLEEWREMVLADLERMHPGLHREVRAIDIWVWGHGMPSPGIDYVWNTEREKRFAPFGRVHFAHADQSGISVFEEAQFRGVEAARRVLKKRPPDRPA